In Bradyrhizobium sp. 170, the DNA window AACCAGGTGATCCGCAAACTGGCCAACAATGCCGGCGCGCAGTTTTCCGAGGGAGGCTATTCCAACATCGTCGCCCGCGCCTCCGCCGACGACGAACTGGTCGAGATTCTCGGCCTTCGCGGCGATTTGCCGGAAAATTGCATGCGCGATCTGCTGCGACGCGCCAAGGACGCGGTCCGCGCCCGCCTGCTGGCCATCGCGCCGCCCGCGCTTCAGGAAGAGATCAAGAAGGTCTTGAACACGATCACCCGCGAGGCGCCGCCCCCGGGGCGGAGCTTCGGCGTCGCCGAGGAGTACGTGAAGCTCATGAAGGGGCTGAACGAGCTGGACGACGCGGCGGTCTATAAATTCGCCGAATCGAAAAAATTCGACGAGGTCACGGTTGCGATCGCGGTTCTCAATGAGATGCCAATCGAAATGGTGGCCCGGCTGATGGAAGGCCCCCGCGCCGACCTCCTCCTCATTCCCTGCCGGTCGGCCCGCCTGAACTGGCCGACGGTCGAGTCGATCCTGCGCAACCGGCCGGTAATGCCTTCGGTCAACGAGCAGACACTGGAGATCGCAGAGCGCGATTACCGGAAACTGTCGCTGGAGACGGCCCAGCGCACCGTGCGCTTCTGGCAATTGCACAACAGGATCGAGAAGTAGGCGGCGCGGTCCGCTTGAGCCGAGCACGTGCCGGTCGGCCGCCGTCTTTGACGGGCGCCGACCTCGCCTCACTACATGGGGAACTGATACCCGGTCGCGCTGCTCGACCGGCGACCTCGTTTCACGCGCGAGAATGCAGATTAAGCAAGCGAGCTTTGACTCGGTAGATGCTCGATTTTCCGTCGCTAATGTAGTTGTTGAATTGCCTCGCACCAAGAATGTGCATGAGGCGTCAGTTCTTCGTTTTGGCTCGGGCGGCGCACTCGGCGCGGCGCGTTCAAGAATATGCTTGAGCCATCAATTCTTCGAAGAAACGGCGAGACCGCATTCGCGATCTCGCCCGAACGTAGCGTCGAAGGCTTAATTATTGGTATGTCGGTAACGCCGAACCTGCGCTTGGACGCTCTCGTGTCCCGGACGCGGTGCAGGAATTGGGTGGGCAAAGGCGCCTCTTTGCGCCGTGCCCACCATCTATCCATCTGGTCACCTGCATGGTGGGCACGCTGAGCCTGTCATCGGGCGCGCATTCGCGCGACCCGGTGGCTTTGCCCACCCTACCCGATCCGACCAAGCCTCAATTCTTGGTCTTGTCGACCAGCGCGCCCTTCTTGATCCACGGCATCATGTCGCGGAGCTTCTCGCCGACTTCCTCGATCGGATGGGCGGCGAGCTTGGCGCGGGTCGCCTTGAACGAGGTCTGGTTGACCTTGTTCTCCAGCATCCAGTCGCGGGCGAACTTGCCTGACTGGATGTCGTTGAGCACCCGCTTCATCTCCTTCTTGGTCTCGTCGGTGACGATGCGCGGACCGGTGACGTACTCGCCGTATTCGGCGGTGTTGGAGATCGAGTAGTTCATGTTGGCGATGCCGCCTTCATAGATCAGGTCGACGATCAGCTTCACCTCGTGCAGGCACTCGAAATAGGCCATCTCGGGGGCGTAGCCGGCTTCCACCAGCGTCTCGAAGCCACCCTTGATCAGCTCGACCAGGCCGCCGCAGAGCACCACCTGCTCGCCGAACAGGTCAGTCTCGCACTCTTCCTTGAACGAGGTCTCGATGATACCGGCGCGGCCGCCGCCGATCGCCGAGGCATAGCTCAGGCCGAGGTCGTGGGCATTGCCGGAAACGTCCTTGGCGATCGCGATCAGGCAAGGCACGCCGCCGCCGCGCTGGTATTCGGAGCGGACGGTGTGGCCGGGGCCCTTCGGGGCGATCATCAGCACGTCGAGGTCGGCGCGCGGGTCGAGCAGGTTGAAATGGACGTTGAGGCCGTGGGCGAAGACGAGCGCCGCGCCCTTCTTCATGTTGTCGTGCAGGTGCTCGCGGTAGATGTCGCCCTGCAGCTCGTCCGGGGTCAGCATCATGACGAGGTCGGCCCATTTGGCCGCTTCGGCGACTTCCATCACCTTGAAGCCGGCGGCTTCCGCCTTCTTGGCCGAGGCCGAGCCCTTGCGCAGCGCAATGGCGACTTCCTTGACGCCGGAATCCTTCAGGTTCAGCGCATGGGCGTGGCCCTGGCTGCCGTAGCCGACGATGACGACCTTCTTGCCTTTGATCAGGTTCAGGTCGGCATCACGATCGTAATAAACTCGCATGGTCGTTTCCTTAATCGATGGCCAAATCGGCCGGTTAATCAGGCATTTGGGGGAAGAAGACCGCCGGTCGCCCGTGAATTTCCGGCGTTGTCTAGAGCATTTTCCGCTTTCTGGGAAACCCGTTTATGCATGGCCCGGTGCGGCATCATGCGTCCATGAAGACCGGATACAGCGAGGCCAGCAGCAGCACCGCCATGATGATGTTGAAGGCCCGCACCGCCCGCCGGGAGGTCAGGACCGGCCGCAGCGCCGTGCCGAACAGGGCCCAGGCGGTGCAGGACAGGATGCCCAGGAGCAGGCTTAGGCCGACCTGGATCACGATGTTCCAGGGGTAGGCGGCGATCGCCGCATAGGCGGTGATGGTGCCGATCACCATGACCCAGCCCTTGGCGTTGACCCACTGGAACATGGCCGCGCCCCAGAACGTCATCGGGCGGCCGCGGGCGTTGTCCTGCTCCGCCGAGGGCGGCTCGGAGATCGCGATCGCCCACGCCAGATAGACCAGATAGGCCACCCCGGCATATTTCAGGATGGTCTGCAAAATCGGATAGGCGATGAAGATGGTCCCGAGCCCGAGGCCAACCGCGCCGACCATGAAAGCGAAGCCGACCGTGATGCCCATGATGTGGGGGATGGTGGGGCGGAAGCCGTAGGTCAGCCCCGACGACAGCAGCATGATGTTGTTCGGCCCCGGCGTGAAGAACATCACGACGGCGAACATGACGAAGGCGATCAGGAGCGAATGCGACATGGGGCCTCACGCGATCTTTGGCAGAACTTGTTTTTCATGCACGACCCGGTGCGGCATCACGCGTCCATGAAGACCGGATAGAGCGAGGCCAACAGCAGCAGGGCCATCAGGATATTGAAGGCCCTGACGGCCTTGGGCGAGGTCAGTATCCGCCGCAGCGAACTGCCGAAAGCCGCCCACACGAGCGAGGATAATCCTCCCATAACAAACATCAGGGCGGCCTGCGTTGCGATGTTCCAGGGAATGATGCCAATCGCCATCACCCAGCCCTTGACGTTGACCCATTGGAATAGCGCCGCAGTCCAGAACGTCATGGGGCCGCGCTGGTTGTCCTGCCCTGGCGCGACGGACGCGGACATCGCGATACCAGAGGCCAGGTAGATCAGATAGGCGATGCCAGCATATTTCAGAATAGTCTGCAAAACCGGATAGGCGAGGAAGATCGTCCCCAGGCCGAGGCCCATGGCCGCCACCATAAATGAAACTCCGATCGCGATGCCCGCGATGTGCGGAAGGGTGCGCCGCAAGCCGTAGGTGAGCCCCGACGACAGCACCATGACGTTGTTGGGCCCTGGCGTGAACGCCATGACTGCGGCAAAAACAATCAGGGCAATAAAAAGCGGCTGCGACATCAGGTGCTCACGCGATTTTCGGCAGGACTTGTGGACGCCTCGACAGCAACATCACGGCGATGCCGCCGACGACCGTGATCATGCCGGCCAGCCGCAGCGGCCCGAACGTTTCGCCGAACACCACGCTGGAGGCAGCGGAACCGACGAACGGCACCAGCAGCGCGAACGGCACCACCTGCGCCGCCGGGTGGTCCCGCAGCAGCCTCCCCCACAGCCAGTAGGCGATGCTGGTGGAGACCCCGCCGAGACCGATCATGCACATCAGGCCGGTCAGGGACATATGGGTCAGCGCATGCCAGGTCGGCTGCGAGCCGTTGCTGACCAGCGTCAGCGCCAACAACGGGACCGCCGCGACCAGGCACAGCCACGCGAACAGGTCGAACATCGGCACATCAGGCGCGCGCCGGAGCAGAAGATTGCCGGCCGCGAAGCTGAGCGGCGAGATCATCAATATGGCGAAGGCACTGACGCTGAAATCGTAACCGACGGTGCCGCAGATCATCAGCAGGCCGACCGTGGCAACGCCGATACCCGCCGTCTGCCACGCGCCCGGCCGCTCGCGGAACAGCAGCGCGGCAAAGCCGATAGTGAACAGCGCCTGGCTCTGCACGATCACGCTGGAAAGGCCGACGGGAACGCCATGGGCGATGGCGAAGGCCTGGGCGAGAAACTGCCCGAAGAACAGCGTGAAGCTGATCGAGGCGAGCACCGACCATGAAACCTTCGGCCGCGCCACGAACAGGCAAGGCAAGGCGGCGATGGAAAAGCGCAGCGTCGTCATCAGTTCCGGCGAAAACTCGTCGAGCGCGATCCGGCTTGCCACGAAGGCAAGGCCCCAGATCACCGCCACCAGCACGGCGATGCAGACATCGGCCGGTTTCATTTTTTTCTAGCTCTGTTGGTCCGGCTTTGGTTTGCGCAGGAGGTAGGTGCCGTGCAGGGGCGCGTGATAGTCGACCGATTCCAGCGTGAAGCCGACATCGGTCAGCATGCGCTCGATCACCCAGCCGAAGGTCGAGTATTCGTCGCGCATGTGGGTGACCACGCCCTCGCGCTGGAAATCGTGGTTCTTGATGGTGAAATCGGCCCACTGCTCGACATCGCGCTCCGTGCCGTCGGGCGTGCTGACGAACACGATGTCGCGGAGGTAGAAATTGGCGCCGGGCTTCAGCGCCGCATAGATTCTTGCCAGCGCCACCGCCTTCCAGAAATCCGGCAGATGATGCAGCGTGAATTCGCTGACGATCAGGTCATAGGAATTCGGCTGGTAGGCGAAGCTCAGCATGCCGGCCGGCTGGGTGCGGATCGCCACCTTGCGGTCGCGGGCCTGGATGTTGGCGAGCGCCAGCATCGCCGGCGAAATGTCAATCGCGTCGACTTCGGCGCCCAGCAGCGCGGCCTCGCAGGCCAGCACGCCGTTGCCGCAGCCGATATCGGCCAGCCGCCAGCCCTTCTGCACGCCGAGCATGGTCAGCGCCGCGCGGGCGCGGAGGTCGCTGTCGTCATGCCGGTCGTAGATCGAGGCGACCGCGGAATCGAGCCCGAGCTGCCGCCTTTGATTGTAATACCAGTCCCGCGCCAGCATGTTTCACATCCCCTCAGGCCCGCGCCCGATCGCGGCAACGCCGGTGCGCGACACTTCGACAAGGCCGAGCGGGCGCATCAGGTCGATAAATTGATTGATCTTGGAAGTATTGCCTGTGATCTCGAACACAAAGCTCTCGGTCGTGGCGTCGATCACGCGGGCGCGGAACGCATCCGCCAGCCGCAGCGCCTCGACGCGGTGGTCGCCGCCGCCGCGCACTTTCACCATAGCGAGTTCCCGCTCGATCGAGCGGCCGGTGATCGTCATGTCGACGACGCGATAGACCGGCACCATGCGATCGAGCTGATGCTTGATCTGCTCGATCACCATCGGCGTACCCGTGGTGACGATGGTGATGCGCGAGAGATGTTTCTGGCTTTCGGTCTCGGAGACCGTAAGGCTCTCGATGTTATAGCCGCGGCCGGAAAACAGCCCGATCACGCGCGCGAGCACACCCGGCTCGTTCTGCACCAGGACCGAGAGCGTGTGCGTCTCGTTGGGATCGTGGCGCTCTTCCAGGAAGTAGGCGGATGCGGGCTGGTTCATTGTCGTCCCCTTGGATTCTTTCTCTGTCACGCCATGGCCCGTTGATCAGTCGCTGTGACGTCCGTCCCGACCCATCTGCGGAACAGATCAAAATCGATATTGCCGCCGCTCAGGATCAGGCCGACGCGCTTGCCGGCGAGCTTTGCCTTCTCCTGCAGCGCGGCGGCGAGCGCAGCGGCGCCCGCGCCTTCGGCAAGATTGTGCGTGTCGGTCCAGTAAGCGCGCACCGCCGCGGCGACCTCGTCGTCCGTGACCTGCACGATGCGCGAGGCGCCCTTGCGGATAACCGCGAGCGCCTCGGCAACGGGAACGCGGGTGGCCATTCCGTCGGCCAGCGTGTTGCTGGACTCGGTCGTCACCACCGTGCCGGCCGCAAACGACAGCGCGTAGGACGGCGCTTCGGTCGACTGCACGCCGACGATTTCGGTTTTGCAGCCGAGCAGATCACGCGCCATGATGCAGCCGCAGATCCCAGAGCCCTGCCCGATCGGCACATAGAGCACGTCGAGATCCGGCGCCGCCCGCAGCAATTCGAGCGCATAGGTCGCGACGCCGAGCACGAGGTCGGGATGAAACGACGGCACCATGTGGAGGCCGGCGAACTGGGCGCGGCGCGCGGCTTCTTCGGCTGCGGACTGAAAGTCCTCGCCATGTTCGACCAGTTCGGCGCCAAACGCGCGCATCGCGCGGTTCTTCTCGACCGAATTGCCCTTCGGCACGTAAATCACCGCAGGCACGCCGTGACGGCCGGCCGCGAATGCAAGGCTCTGCCCGTGATTGCCGCGGGTGGCGGAAATGATTCCAGGGGTGTTCGGCGATTCCCGCTTCAGCCGGTCGAGATAGACCAGCCCGCCGCGCACCTTGAAGGCGCCGATCGGCGTGTGGTTCTCATGCTTGACAACAACGCTCGCGCCGAGCCGGTCACTGAGCAGCGGCCACGCATGCGCCGGCGTCGGCGGCACTGCCTGCCCCACGATCTCGTGGGCGCGTTCGAGCTCCCTGAGGTCAAACACTTCTCGATCCTCTCGTATGCCCGTCATCCCCGCGAAGGCGGGGATCCAGTATTCCAGAGGCGCTCGAACACAGCCGAGACGCCACGGCGTACTGGATCGCCCGGACTTCTGCGTGAAGACGCGCTTCGCGCTTTCGCCGGGCGATGACAGCGGTACTTGTGTCCGGCGTCCTCACACCAGCGCCTTGCCGCCGGCGAAGGCCGCGGCGGTGGCTTCGTCGGTGGCTTCCGCCGGCAGCAGCATTTCGTTATGCGCCTTGCCGGACGGAATCATCGGGAAGCAGTTTTCCAGCGCGGCGACGCGGCAATCGAACAGCACCGGGCGCTTGACCTTGATCATCTCCTTGAGCGCACCGTCGAGATCGCCGGGCTTGATCGCCTGCAGGCCGACGCAGCCGAAGGCGTCCGCCAGCTTGACGAAATCAGGCAGCGCTTCGGAGTAAGAATGCGACAGCCGGTTGCCGTGCAGAAGCTGCTGCCACTGCCGCACCATGCCCATGTACTGGTTGTTCAGGATGAAGATCTTGATCGGCAAGTCAAACTGAACGGCCGTCGACATCTCCTGCATCGTCATCTGCACCGAGGCGTCGCCCGCGATATCGATCACGAGGCTGTCGCGATGCGCGACCTGCACGCCAAGTGCTGCCGGCAGACCGTAGCCCATGGTGCCGAGACCGCCCGACGTCATCCAGCGGTGCGGCTCCTCGAACCCGAAGAACTGCGCCGCCCACATCTGATGCTGGCCGACTTCGGTCGTGATGTAGGTGTCATGGCCGCGCGTCGCCTCGAACAGTTTCTGAATGGCGTGTTGCGGCAGGATGACGTCGTTGCTCTTCTTGTAGGCGAGCGAGTTGCGCGCGCGCCAGGTGGCAATCTCCTGCCACCAGCTCTTGATGTCGGGCTTCTTCGCTTCCGCCTTGAACACCTGCAGCAGGTCACCGAGCACATTGCCGGCATCGCCGATGATCGGCACGTCGACATGAATGTTCTTGTTGATCGAGGACGGATCGATGTCGATGTGGATCTTCTTCGAGCCCGGCGAGAACGCATCGACACGCCCGGTGATGCGGTCGTCGAAGCGCGCGCCGACGCACAGCATGACGTCGCAACCATGCATCGCCATGTTGGACTCGTAGGTGCCGTGCATGCCCAGCATTCCCAGCCAGTTCTTGCCGGTCGCGGGATAGGCGCCGAGGCCCATCAGGGTCGAAGTGATCGGGAATCCCGTGACCTCGACCAGCTCGCGCAACAGCTTGGACGCCTCGCGTCCGGCATTGATGACGCCGCCGCCGGAGTAGATCACCGGCCGCTTGGCCGAAGCCAGCAGCGCGACGGCCTTGCGAATCTGCGTCGCGTCGCCCTTCACCCGCGGCGTGTAGGAAACGTGCACGTCGTCCTTGCGCGGCGGATGATAGGTGCCGGTTGCAAACTGCACATCCTTGGGCACGTCGACCAGCACGGGTCCGGGACGGCCTGATGTCGCGACATAGAACGCCTCGTGCAGCACCTTGGCCAGATCGTTGACGTCGCGCACCAGCCAGTTGTGCTTGGTGCAGGGACGCGTGATGCCGACAGTGTCGCATTCCTGGAACGCATCATTGCCGATCAGATGCGTCGGCACCTGCCCGGTGATGCAGACGAGCGGAATCGAATCCATCAGCGCGTCCGTCAGCGGCGTCACCATGTTGGTGGCGCCGGGACCTGACGTCACCAGCACCACGCCGGGTTTGCCGGTCGAGCGCGCATAGCCTTCGGCCGCATGGCCGGCGCCCTGCTCGTGCCGCACCAGAATGTGCTCGACGTCGCTCTGCTGGAAAATCTCGTCATAGATCGGAAGCACCGCGCCACCGGGATAGCCGAACAGATGCTGGACGCCATGATCGATGAGCGCGCGCACGATCATCGCGGCGCCGGTCATCTGGTTCGGATCGTGGCTGTTGTCGGTCATGGTCTGCTCCGGATGCGCTGCTGGCGCGGCTTTCTTCGGTTTCGAGTTCTAGAGCGAGATGACGTTTCTTCGAAACTTCATCTCGCTCTATCTTCTTGTTTGAGCATGATCTTTTCGGAAAACCGGCTTCCACTTTTCCGGATCATGCTTCAGGGAATAAAAAAAGGGCCCCAGAGGCCCCATGCACACCGCCTGAATTTGGGATGGCCTCAGCCACCCCCGGCGGTGCGCCTGGGTACGACTACGATAAGGAGTTTGGTAATAATATTACGCATTTGACGGCTCGGACTTCCCAAAGGTTGCGCGGTTATACCGCCCGATCCCCGGAAGTCAAGGGAAGGACGCCTTTAGCGCGATTTTTGCAGTGTAACTGTGTTCCGGCGGTTCGGCGAGGGGGAATTTTTTGCGTGCAGCCATGCGGGGAGGCCTCGTAGCCCGGATGGAGCGCAGCGAAATCCGGGGCTGGTGGCTGCTGAGCAATCCCGGATTTACGCTTCGCTCCAGCCGGGCTACGAGGTTCGGGCTACCTGAGCCACCCCCTCGCCGCCTCCGGCGTCACCCACTCAAACTCCGGCAGTTGGTGCCGGAACCAGGTGAATTGCCGCTTGGCATAGTGACGGGTATCGGCGCGGCCGATTTCGGCGGCCTGTTCGCGCGTGATCTCGCCGTTCAGGTACCGGATCAGCACTGGCACGCCATGGGCCTTCATCGCCGGCAGCAGGGGATCGAGTTTTCGTGCGGCGAGTGCCTCGACCTCATCCAGCGCGCCGGCGGCCAGCATCGCGTCGAACCGCGCATCGATCCGCGCATAAAGCTGATCGCGTTCGGGCGCGAGGAACAGCGCGGTGAATTCGCTCGGCGGCAGCAGCGGCGGCAGGCCTTGCTGGTGCCAGTCGGGCAGCGTACGGCCGGTGGCTTCGACGACTTCCAGCGCGCGGGCAATCCGCGTGCGATCGCGCGGCTTCAGGCGTTCGGCAGAGACGGGATCGCGCCGCGCCAGCTCCGTGTGCAGCGCTTCGACGCCATCGCGCTCGAGCCGCGCGCGAACGGCTTCGCGTATCTCGACCGGGATCGGCGGCACCGCGGAGAGACCGCGCGTCAACGCCTTGAA includes these proteins:
- the ilvN gene encoding acetolactate synthase small subunit; this translates as MNQPASAYFLEERHDPNETHTLSVLVQNEPGVLARVIGLFSGRGYNIESLTVSETESQKHLSRITIVTTGTPMVIEQIKHQLDRMVPVYRVVDMTITGRSIERELAMVKVRGGGDHRVEALRLADAFRARVIDATTESFVFEITGNTSKINQFIDLMRPLGLVEVSRTGVAAIGRGPEGM
- a CDS encoding class I SAM-dependent methyltransferase; this translates as MLARDWYYNQRRQLGLDSAVASIYDRHDDSDLRARAALTMLGVQKGWRLADIGCGNGVLACEAALLGAEVDAIDISPAMLALANIQARDRKVAIRTQPAGMLSFAYQPNSYDLIVSEFTLHHLPDFWKAVALARIYAALKPGANFYLRDIVFVSTPDGTERDVEQWADFTIKNHDFQREGVVTHMRDEYSTFGWVIERMLTDVGFTLESVDYHAPLHGTYLLRKPKPDQQS
- a CDS encoding acetolactate synthase 3 large subunit, which translates into the protein MTDNSHDPNQMTGAAMIVRALIDHGVQHLFGYPGGAVLPIYDEIFQQSDVEHILVRHEQGAGHAAEGYARSTGKPGVVLVTSGPGATNMVTPLTDALMDSIPLVCITGQVPTHLIGNDAFQECDTVGITRPCTKHNWLVRDVNDLAKVLHEAFYVATSGRPGPVLVDVPKDVQFATGTYHPPRKDDVHVSYTPRVKGDATQIRKAVALLASAKRPVIYSGGGVINAGREASKLLRELVEVTGFPITSTLMGLGAYPATGKNWLGMLGMHGTYESNMAMHGCDVMLCVGARFDDRITGRVDAFSPGSKKIHIDIDPSSINKNIHVDVPIIGDAGNVLGDLLQVFKAEAKKPDIKSWWQEIATWRARNSLAYKKSNDVILPQHAIQKLFEATRGHDTYITTEVGQHQMWAAQFFGFEEPHRWMTSGGLGTMGYGLPAALGVQVAHRDSLVIDIAGDASVQMTMQEMSTAVQFDLPIKIFILNNQYMGMVRQWQQLLHGNRLSHSYSEALPDFVKLADAFGCVGLQAIKPGDLDGALKEMIKVKRPVLFDCRVAALENCFPMIPSGKAHNEMLLPAEATDEATAAAFAGGKALV
- a CDS encoding DUF2336 domain-containing protein, producing the protein MVQQPAHSIIAELEDAVRGGSSAKRVETLRQVTDLFLHDGDRLSDDQVKVFDDVLCLLIARVETRAKAELSKRLAPLDYAPFEVIQHLAWDDEIEVAGSVLANSSRLGTDVLVEIASSKGQDHLLAISGRPNLPAAVTDVIVDRGENQVIRKLANNAGAQFSEGGYSNIVARASADDELVEILGLRGDLPENCMRDLLRRAKDAVRARLLAIAPPALQEEIKKVLNTITREAPPPGRSFGVAEEYVKLMKGLNELDDAAVYKFAESKKFDEVTVAIAVLNEMPIEMVARLMEGPRADLLLIPCRSARLNWPTVESILRNRPVMPSVNEQTLEIAERDYRKLSLETAQRTVRFWQLHNRIEK
- the miaA gene encoding tRNA (adenosine(37)-N6)-dimethylallyltransferase MiaA translates to MQANSLGLSKAVLIAGPTASGKSALALELAQKTGGIVINTDSMQVYRDLRIITARPTVEEEARAPHRLYGHVDASVNFSAGAWVADATKVLSEVRAEGRLPIFIGGSGLYFKALTRGLSAVPPIPVEIREAVRARLERDGVEALHTELARRDPVSAERLKPRDRTRIARALEVVEATGRTLPDWHQQGLPPLLPPSEFTALFLAPERDQLYARIDARFDAMLAAGALDEVEALAARKLDPLLPAMKAHGVPVLIRYLNGEITREQAAEIGRADTRHYAKRQFTWFRHQLPEFEWVTPEAARGWLR
- a CDS encoding LysE family translocator, with product MSQPLFIALIVFAAVMAFTPGPNNVMVLSSGLTYGLRRTLPHIAGIAIGVSFMVAAMGLGLGTIFLAYPVLQTILKYAGIAYLIYLASGIAMSASVAPGQDNQRGPMTFWTAALFQWVNVKGWVMAIGIIPWNIATQAALMFVMGGLSSLVWAAFGSSLRRILTSPKAVRAFNILMALLLLASLYPVFMDA
- a CDS encoding EamA family transporter — its product is MKPADVCIAVLVAVIWGLAFVASRIALDEFSPELMTTLRFSIAALPCLFVARPKVSWSVLASISFTLFFGQFLAQAFAIAHGVPVGLSSVIVQSQALFTIGFAALLFRERPGAWQTAGIGVATVGLLMICGTVGYDFSVSAFAILMISPLSFAAGNLLLRRAPDVPMFDLFAWLCLVAAVPLLALTLVSNGSQPTWHALTHMSLTGLMCMIGLGGVSTSIAYWLWGRLLRDHPAAQVVPFALLVPFVGSAASSVVFGETFGPLRLAGMITVVGGIAVMLLSRRPQVLPKIA
- the ilvC gene encoding ketol-acid reductoisomerase, which encodes MRVYYDRDADLNLIKGKKVVIVGYGSQGHAHALNLKDSGVKEVAIALRKGSASAKKAEAAGFKVMEVAEAAKWADLVMMLTPDELQGDIYREHLHDNMKKGAALVFAHGLNVHFNLLDPRADLDVLMIAPKGPGHTVRSEYQRGGGVPCLIAIAKDVSGNAHDLGLSYASAIGGGRAGIIETSFKEECETDLFGEQVVLCGGLVELIKGGFETLVEAGYAPEMAYFECLHEVKLIVDLIYEGGIANMNYSISNTAEYGEYVTGPRIVTDETKKEMKRVLNDIQSGKFARDWMLENKVNQTSFKATRAKLAAHPIEEVGEKLRDMMPWIKKGALVDKTKN
- a CDS encoding threonine dehydratase gives rise to the protein MFDLRELERAHEIVGQAVPPTPAHAWPLLSDRLGASVVVKHENHTPIGAFKVRGGLVYLDRLKRESPNTPGIISATRGNHGQSLAFAAGRHGVPAVIYVPKGNSVEKNRAMRAFGAELVEHGEDFQSAAEEAARRAQFAGLHMVPSFHPDLVLGVATYALELLRAAPDLDVLYVPIGQGSGICGCIMARDLLGCKTEIVGVQSTEAPSYALSFAAGTVVTTESSNTLADGMATRVPVAEALAVIRKGASRIVQVTDDEVAAAVRAYWTDTHNLAEGAGAAALAAALQEKAKLAGKRVGLILSGGNIDFDLFRRWVGTDVTATDQRAMA
- a CDS encoding LysE family translocator, which produces MSHSLLIAFVMFAVVMFFTPGPNNIMLLSSGLTYGFRPTIPHIMGITVGFAFMVGAVGLGLGTIFIAYPILQTILKYAGVAYLVYLAWAIAISEPPSAEQDNARGRPMTFWGAAMFQWVNAKGWVMVIGTITAYAAIAAYPWNIVIQVGLSLLLGILSCTAWALFGTALRPVLTSRRAVRAFNIIMAVLLLASLYPVFMDA